The nucleotide window ACTCAATGCAATTGCTAAATGGGGTAGAGATCTGGGCGAAAGCGAAGGAACGCTGGTTGAGCTAGATTAGCATTTGTACAAACTCACCACAGTATTTCCTTTTCTATTCAAAAGGTAGAAATATGGTAAATGTAGCTCCATTACCCAGTTGGCTGGTAGCGATTATAGCCCCGCCATGGTTAGTCACTACCTTTTCACAAATAGCAAGTCCAATACCTGTACCTGCGTATTCTACCCGGCTATGCAATCGTTGAAATATCTGAAAGATACGTTCTGCATATTCTTCTTCAAAGCCGATTCCATTATCAGATACTTTAATCTGATGATAGTAACGGGTATGTTTTATAACTTTAACAGAAGATGGCAGATTCTTAGAATCTATTTGCTGGTAACGAACTTCAACTATAGGAGCAACATCTTTCTTGTGAAACTTGAGTGCATTACTAAGCAAATTCTGAAATAATTGTTCCAACTGGGAGGCATCTCCAAAAACAGTAGGTAAAGGATCTGCCTGAATGATAGCCTTTGTTTCCTCTATACGCAATTCCAGTGCAGTCAGTACAGTACTTAAAACCTGAGTTAAAGAGACCGACTCTGACATATCTTTTTGGGATGACACTCTGGAAAAAGACAATAAGTCTCTGATAAGCACAGACATTCGTCCAGCAGCAGACTGCATACGTTCCAACAACTGTACTCCTTCTCCCAACTGATGAGCGTACTGTTTTTTAAGCAAATCGCCAAATGACTGCACTTTACGCAAAGGTTCCTGAAGATCATGGCTAGCGATGTATGCAAACTTTTCCAGATTATCATTAGACCGTAACAAAAGGGCATTCACTTCAAAAAGATCTTCATTGGCTGTAGCTAGCTCCTCATTGGTTGCAGCCAGCTCTTCATTGGTAACGGCCAATTCTTCTGTACGTTCCTGAACCTGTTGCTCAAGCTTTAGTTGTATCTGACGCTCTGCAGTTATATCGCGCACAGTACCAATCATTTTAACTGGTACACCTAGCTCATCAAAAAAAGTTAGTGCTTTGGCATGTAAAATATATTTTTTTCCATGTACAGGGTTTTGTATTGTATACTCTTCATCAAATACACCTCCTGATTCTATATTCATAGCCCAGTCCACTGCATCTTTGATTCGGTCTATATCATCTGGTGAAATAGAAGCATAAATCTCATTCAGGTCTGCATCTCCTTGTGTCAAATTGAACCATTCCTGAAAACGCTGTGAATAAAAAACATGGTTTGTGACCGGATCGAAACTCCAGGTACCCAGTTGAGCCAGATCTACAGCATTGCGCATGAAGGCTTCTGCTTCCTCTATTTTTTGACGGGCCTGTACCTGACCTGTAACTTCTGTAGCCGTAACAATAATACCATAGATGGCATTATCTGTATTACGCAAAGCTTTATAGATATAGTTGTAATAGCCAGTATAAGGCTGCCCATACCGTATCAATTCTATTCTCTCTTCTGGTTGATAAAATGTCTCTCCAGTATAAAATACCTTTGTAAGATTGTCCAGTAAGGCAGTAGTACGTAGTTCAGGAATAGCATCCATAAGAGGCAGACCCAATATAGGGTTGTCTCTGCCTATCATTTCCATCATATTCTCATTGACTGTCTGGACAATCATTTCCTCTCCTATCAATACCAGCTTAGCGACAGGGGAATTATAAATAATGCTTCGTGCAAATAAATCACTTTCTTCGAGTTGTTTTCTGGTTCTGACCTCTTCTGTAACATCAATGGCAACATCCAATATGGCATATACCTTACCACTAGTGTCAAATAAGGGTTGATAGGTAAAATTAAAATAGTATGTACCCAGTTTTCCATCTACAACCAGATCTGCTTTGGCTTCTCTTGCATGATAGGGTATACCTGTTGTGAAAACATCATCCAGAATTTGTAAAAAAGGTTGTCCTTCCAGTTCAGGCAAAGCATACCTTAAAGGTTTACCCATCACACTATCTCCTTTGCCCCAAAGCTTTATCATAGCCACATTTGACATTTCAATTACGAGATCCCGACCTGTAAACAATGACATAGCTACAGGCGAGTTTTCCACCAGGCTTCGTACTTTGGTTTCACTCTCTTCAAGCTTTTGTCTGGCTAGTACCTGTTCTGTCACATCAATAGCCATGATCATTACTCCACTAACAGAGCTATCTGTATTACGAAGAGGTGTATAAGTAAAATCAAAATAAGCATCTTCCTGTTTCCCTTGACGCTCCAGTTTTGCCAGCACACTACTCCCTATAACTGGTTTCCCTTCATCATACACCTGTTGCAGGAGTTCTATAAATCCCTGCCCTTCTATTTCAGGTAAGGCATCCATCAGCTTTAGCCCTTTAATGGAAGCATCTTTCCGCCAAAACTCAAATATTTTTTCATTACCCACTTCAATAACCATCTCCCGACCACTTAGCAGCCCAATTGCCATTGGCGCCTGCTGTATTATACTGCGAAAACGTTCTTCACTGGCTTCCAATTGCAGTTGAGCTTCCACCTCTACAGTAATATCCTGAGCAATTCCCGAAAAGAAGTACGGTTTCCCTTCTGCATCATATTGATACGTTCCAATAACCCGCACCCAGTGTACAGAGCCATCATCCCAAATAAAGCGGATCTGATACCGAAGCTTTCCTGTTTGCATAGACTCTTCATACGCAATATCCCGTAGCTTACGATCATCCGGATGAATATGCCCAATTAACTCTTCACGACTAAAACTTTTCCCTGAGCCTGTCATAATCCTGGCTAATTCAGACGAATACTCTAGTTCTCCACTATTCATCCG belongs to Xanthocytophaga agilis and includes:
- a CDS encoding PAS domain S-box protein, encoding MDTHSFDELFPIGNDRLQLALDFAGVGTWELDSLQQKVYLDKRCRELYGFSEYEEVMYKTVFQYVYSEDQIKVRESMVQVFDLGQTIVDIHFRILRSDGQLRWIHARGKTYFDEQSTSRRFFGVAQDITAQVQFREQAATSEQLAELALEGGNAGWFTIRMNSGELEYSSELARIMTGSGKSFSREELIGHIHPDDRKLRDIAYEESMQTGKLRYQIRFIWDDGSVHWVRVIGTYQYDAEGKPYFFSGIAQDITVEVEAQLQLEASEERFRSIIQQAPMAIGLLSGREMVIEVGNEKIFEFWRKDASIKGLKLMDALPEIEGQGFIELLQQVYDEGKPVIGSSVLAKLERQGKQEDAYFDFTYTPLRNTDSSVSGVMIMAIDVTEQVLARQKLEESETKVRSLVENSPVAMSLFTGRDLVIEMSNVAMIKLWGKGDSVMGKPLRYALPELEGQPFLQILDDVFTTGIPYHAREAKADLVVDGKLGTYYFNFTYQPLFDTSGKVYAILDVAIDVTEEVRTRKQLEESDLFARSIIYNSPVAKLVLIGEEMIVQTVNENMMEMIGRDNPILGLPLMDAIPELRTTALLDNLTKVFYTGETFYQPEERIELIRYGQPYTGYYNYIYKALRNTDNAIYGIIVTATEVTGQVQARQKIEEAEAFMRNAVDLAQLGTWSFDPVTNHVFYSQRFQEWFNLTQGDADLNEIYASISPDDIDRIKDAVDWAMNIESGGVFDEEYTIQNPVHGKKYILHAKALTFFDELGVPVKMIGTVRDITAERQIQLKLEQQVQERTEELAVTNEELAATNEELATANEDLFEVNALLLRSNDNLEKFAYIASHDLQEPLRKVQSFGDLLKKQYAHQLGEGVQLLERMQSAAGRMSVLIRDLLSFSRVSSQKDMSESVSLTQVLSTVLTALELRIEETKAIIQADPLPTVFGDASQLEQLFQNLLSNALKFHKKDVAPIVEVRYQQIDSKNLPSSVKVIKHTRYYHQIKVSDNGIGFEEEYAERIFQIFQRLHSRVEYAGTGIGLAICEKVVTNHGGAIIATSQLGNGATFTIFLPFE